TCCAAAaacctttctgctaagcacaGATATCTGTGCGACTTGCCTGTCAGACTTCCCCTGTGGCTTTCCTCCCCTCTCCCACAGCGTGTGCCCGGCGGAGGAGCTGCCGTTCCGGGACGGCTCCGTGGACGTGCTGACCTCGTTCACGGCCGCGCACTGGTTCCAGCTGGAGCGCTTTGCGCGCGAGGCTCGGCGCGTGCTGCGGCCCGGCGGCTGCGTGGCCATCAGCACCTACACCCTGGACATGAGCCTGCGCCACGGGCAGTGCTCCCAGCAGCTCACCAGAGTCTTCAGGGAGGTCAGCTGGGAGCGCCTCAGGGCGGGGGAATGTGTGGCGCTCACGGGTGCAGAGTATTGGAAACACAGGGCGGCCCCCGTGGCAGGgagaaatgatgcatctgactccactgatatcagaaggctgattaattactttattatactgcaTTATTCTGTATTCTGTTatactacatctaaactgaatctgcacaaaGCACTCAACTCCACTGCCCAGAGTCTTGTGGCTGTCAGCCGACAGTCCCGATGGTCCCCTGTGGTGGTGTTCGCCGGACGAGGAAAAAGATGAGAAcgttgactccatgttttagaaggctgatttattattttatgatgtatattatgttaaaactagactaaaagaatagaagaaattatttcatcagaaggcttgaaaggagaggaaaaagaatggattgataataaaatcttttgactgaccagacagtccaagccagctggactgtgattggccattaattagaaacaaccacatgagaccaatcacagatccacctgttgcattccacagcagcaggtaatcaatgtttacatttcatttctgaggcctctcagcttctcaggagaaaagatctagcaaaaggatttctcattaaatatgtctgtgacagtccCCCAGTCCTTTtaggccctgacaggccaaggaagcaaaaccccatcactctgggtaaacaatctccactcTACTTTTgcacagcacaggagcagcaaatgagataagaattgttttgatcattcttttctctgcttctctcaggttcagagaacatgaatcccacagcagagagggaggagtgGGATTGAGGGGGTGTGATTATAGCAAACCTAATGCAGAATGGGGTAACTGCAGGGATTTAGAGACTTCTGCAGTGGGCTGTCTGGATCATGAGGAGAGGGACATGAGGACTGATAGGGCGGATGTGGTCAGGGTGAGAAGGGTGCCAGGGCAGATCTAGGAGCTGGTTTTGTCCAGGAGACTTTTCCTGTTGCTCTGATCACAGTGAAAAGAATGGGAAGTAGAAGCTGTTGGGAAGAAGGCCTTTTTTTAGGAACCTTTCTGGACAAAGGGTGTTTTAACAACTGGATAAAAGGAGACTTTCCACTATGAGTAAGAGCTATGTAGGGAGGACAGGAACAGGATCCTTATTTCCAGAACAAGATCCTTGAATTCTTGACATTAAGCAAGACTTTGGTGTATTTTAATGAAacaagtctttaaaaaaaaaggacataTATGAATGTATCACATGCAGGCCCAACCTGAGTTAGGTGGCATGTGAGAACTTCAAgtgattttgtgtttgtttttaatacactgtttttagtatatttttaatatactttaacaaactttgtgtttgtttttaataaCTGTCTTTACAGTGCTGGGACGAGATTTTAAAATACTCAAATGATAAGGTAAAATTTGTCTTGGATGACTACAAAGCGATCTTTGAGTCCTTGCCATTCCCAGACAAGAAGAGGTGAGCAGAACCACCTTCGATGGTGtcagatattttatttctttatatttatTACCATGTCAACCTGTGGTCCATGTTCCCCTGCCTTTGAGATTTAACTTGAGATTTAACAGCTCCTTTCTTGCCCATGTCTCTTGCAGAATCACTGATATCTACGACCCAATTCCCATGACTGTTGAGGGCGTGGTTGGTTACATGGAGTCCACCTCTTCATATCAGACCTTTAAGAAGAATGACCCTGCAGCTGCAACATCCCTTCTCCAGGAGACTGAAAAGAGGTGAGAAAACCTCTTGGGAAAACAGGATCTGTCCTGTGCAGTGCATGCAGAGGGAAGTTGTGCAGACCCCTCCAAAGCTGCAAGGGAGTGTGCAGGGATGGACACTTGTCAGGGGTTCAACAGCACATCCTTAGATTTGAAGCCTATGTAGCAGTAGGATGTGCCCTGAAACCATGAAAGGCTCGTGTCAGAGGTTTCATGGATACAATCTTGAGTTTCTTTACCTTGCTTTTAATTGGCAAAGGGTTTGAAAAATATTCATGGTTGCATCTTCACCTGTCAAGCTTTAGTGGGTCTAGGGGCTTCAAAGAGACATGAGCAGTTGTGGGTTGCTCCAAGGTTCTTTATTGCATGAATCCATCAGTCTCCAAGGCAGAGAGGTCAGGGTGTTAAACAGTGCTAAAAACTTCCTGGCTGAGAGTCCcaagcaacagcagcagctgcaaggcTGCTCTCTGCAATAGTCCCAGgttctgtgcaggagcagcagcagcagcagttgttccctggcacagagtccaatgtcctgagcagcagcagcagggatgagcTGCTCTGCTGTTCTGAGCAGCAACAGGGACCACagacttctttcttcttcttttctctgttttcttcttcttctgttgtGGGTGTTGATAGTCGTGGTTGTGGTGGTCATTGATGTTGTCTTTTGTACTCCCTTACAGGGACTTTTCATTCACAGAACATCCAATCAACTAAAAATATAATTCTAAAGCATTCTTTCTAAACCAATCTAAGCTTGATTCTAATGTACGGGAGTAGTACAAAAGTAATGTCAGTTCTTAAAAAACTACATATATATTATCTATTTATGCAAATGTACTATCTGTTTTCTTACTTAAAAGTTTATCCATCTATGTGAATAGTTCTATCTATTTATGTTTGTGTTTTTATCTGTTTTATGTGAATAATTCTATCTATTCTAGTGGCAATTCTTTTCTATGTTTTTGTTATGTCTAGGGCTaagctgctgagctttaaacTAGGCCTTAGGGCCTTTGCTAGCTTATACAGTTTCTTAAGGCACTTAAAATGTATTTCTGCTTACTTGAAACCTAAAACTTAAACTTACTTAAAACTATAACTCACACTTCTATTTACCTAAAACTTAAACCTATGCTTCTACTTCATATCTGTCTGGTTTAATATATCTTAATTTCTCTAAGGGCTTTAATTCAACTCCTGCATTCATGTCCCTCTCTGAGGAGCTCAGGCTTGCATTCCAACATTCACCCATCTGTTTCTGCCCCAACAAGGGGAAGGGGTGCTGCTCATTTATTCCCTGACCAGAACAGCCCTTGTGCAGCAACTGAAGCATTTGCCACCCCCGCTGTGTGGAAGGGATCTGtctgtggctgctgccccacATCAGGTGGGAGCAGTGTGGGCAGGTGAGAGCCTGGCTGTGCTTGTCCTTTCAGGATGCTGGAGACCATGGGAGTTTCCTCTCGTGAGACCCCGGTGGATTTCTTGGTGAGGCACGTCTGTGTGCTGGGCTGCAAGGGCTGCTGAGAGAGCAAACCCTTCTCCTGATCTGCTGCCACCATGGAAGGGGAAGGTGGATTGTCTCCTAAAACCCTGCTTGTAACTGCTCTTACTGCTTGGGAAGATAACTGCTGATTTTGCTGATTGAAATGTTGGTCTCCTGTGGAAAGCAGATGGGGTTTGTGCCCCTCAGCTTCCTGTCCACCTTGGTCCTGCTGTCTGCCCCGTGCTGCTCCCTCAGCACTGCAAGTGTCCCATTGTGGATTGATGGTTTAGTAACATGTGGGGAAGAGAATCACAGGAACAGCTGAGAAACTCACTGTTCAATGTCTCACTCAATTGAAACTCACTGCATTTCTTACACAATTAATAATAACAATTAAAAAGCCAGCTGAGAAAATGTTGCCTGTGGTTCCTGTTTTACAAAGAGGCCGTGGAGCACTCACTGGTGTGGGAATAACTGTGCTGCATTGACACTGAGTGTCCTGATGCTCTcagtgcccctctgctctgtggggaaggtgagttttgggTAGGAAAGgccattccctgccctggctAAGCAAGGGGCTGTGCACTGTCTTTGGGGGCTGCTCTCACCCACAGTGTGCCCCCTGTATCCCTGGTATCAGCAGGCATCAGCACCTTTCCTGCCCCAGGAGTGCCTTGGCCATAGTGAGGCCCCTCAGAACAGCTCAGGAGCCTTTATGGGGTCACTGCTGAAGGAGAGCAGTGCCCCTGCTGAGGTCTGTGCCCTATCACCCCCCCACGCTGCAAAGGGAAGATTAGAGGCTGCATTTTTGGGAGGGGCTCAAAGCTGGGCAAAGCCTGCTACAGGTCTCCTCCTGTTTGCCTTCTGGATATTTCAAGTGCAGACCCACCCTCTGCAGGGATGTTTCCCTTTCCTGTAATTCCTGCCCTTGGTGAGAAGGCTTCCCTGACACCATGGGAAGGGCTGTGCCCTCACTTTCTTCTACACCAGTGCATTATTAAGAAAGGTGAcgtgccacctctgctcccagccccagaggGGGCTGACAGGGGCTGGAGGTGCTTCTGCTGAGGTCCTGGGCTCCCAGGGTCCTGCTCTCAGCTTGCCCAGGGTGGGGGACAAAGGCTTTGCCCCCGCTTGGTCCCACAGGAGGGTGATGGGCTCTTGGGAGGACAGCTGTGGTGTGGGAATGCCATCATGGATGGGCGGCtgctctctgtgcccacagccagctgctggggcagcagtaCTGGATCAGCCCTGATCTCACTGCCTGaggggctgctccagcagcagctctcaggCCTCCCTTGCTGGGTGAGCACCAGGGGTCTCTCCTGCCCgggctggcactggtggcaccccTGCTGCCATGCCCAGggcctgctctgctggcaggccTTGTCCCTGTGAGGtgcatccctgcagacattccagggcagggaggggtccTGCAGCAGGTGACATCCCGTGTCCCTACAGTGCTGGCAAAAAGGCTCTGGGGAACAAGTGTTTGGGATTTTCCTCACTTTAAATTTACAACAAATTTAAGTCTGCTTGTTAATTACTGCTGTGATGGAATTGAaagcccttccctccctgcagcagcatcatGCAGCGGGTGCCCAGCCATGAGGTAACAGCCGGGATTGCATCAGcagggcagcaccagccagtgcaggggctgctgcagctcacatGTGCTGGGGGGtgcactggggctgggggcacttTGGTGGCACCACATCAAGGCACAGGTCTGGTGATGGCTGATGAGCAGAGCCCCCTGCTGCCTGTGGGCAGGGCTCCCACACCTCACTTGGCGGTTTATTTTTAAACCTGGCTTGTCTGAGGCACGCTTTCTGTTCTTTCTGTCTTCTCTACCCAGACTACTCTAGCAGGAGTCACTTCCTCCCAGACTGGCCCACGGGGGTCAGGAGCCACCTGGGCTCGTCCTTACCCAGTGGTGAGCACCTTTGCCATGCTGGTGCCATGCAGGAACCTGTGAGTCACCACGGAGCCATTGCCTCACCCGCTGCTGACGCCAGCCCTGGCCACAGTCAGGTTTCACTTTTGTTCTCCTACCTGGAAATCCCACACCTGGGATTTCTCACTCCAAGCAAGCCTGAGTGGTTCAGCCTCACAAGGAAAGGGTTTCATCATCACcatctgtgctgctctcctggaACAGCACCATTGGCAGCTGGTGATCCCTCAAGTTTtagtttttctatttttcagattctgtgctgctctaGTATGTAATTCTGACGTTTATATTAGGGGATGGTGAACTCTCTTCACAAAGCAGGGAGACAAAGCAATTCCTTCTCTaactggggaccaaggacaaccaatccaaatctcaggcccaagagcataaacaacgtggactgaagagagaaaaacaaggatggcACTTCATaggctaaagctgtaattggacaattatctccaatatgtaaatggaccagaacttacaaAAGTGTGAGACTCTGTGaccagttgtccattttgtgaccattttggttcatggTATCCAAAATGATATCCAAGGGTGCAGccttggctgggctcttgtgctgcccaaggtggatccattaaggccttttaataaatccctgctttattccttagctctgtccagcctctgctccaggtcagccttcacaaggcatcgcTGGGACTGGAACACTGATTGTGGTGGGTCCCCAGTGCCCTGCAGACTCTGTTGGGCACAGTgtgatgtccccagcctgtgctggcttTAGGGAACTCTCCACTCCTGGCCCTGGCACGGTTTGGAGGAGCTGTGGCGAATGCAGCCATGCTTTGCTGGGCTATGGTGGAGCGTGACATTGCTGGGCAAGACACGCACCAAAGCCCAGGACGGGCTTCATCCCATGAAGAAAAAGCCCTCAGTGCTGCTCAGCCAGgcccctgggggctcagctgtgTCTGAGGAGGCACAAATCTCTGAGCAGGGAGATCCtcatccctccatcccagcctCCATGGGTGCCGGGGGCCGTGCTCACGGCCTGGCTTCACCCCGCAGCTTTAGCTTCTCTTTGGTGCCTCTGAATTTCCTTCTGCATGTGTGAAGAGATCAGGTTTCGCTTTACTTCTCCAAACAGAAACGACACCTGGGAGAGAAAAGCCACAGCCGTGGGAAACAGGAGCCCAAGCTGTCCCACGAGGATGTGatgctgccctgtgaccccacGGGTGACCCGAAAGTGGCTCGGCAGAGATCGGCCGCGTGGGACCGTGGCTGGTGGGGGATCACCTCCCTCTCATGGGGGCCACATTTATTTTCCATCTCTTGGGATTTTCTGCCAAAGTGCCCTCTAttccagctgagctgtgcctgttTGGATGACAGAAGTTGTCTTATTTATGCTGGTTTGGACTTGTATTTCACAGCTATACTGATCATGAACTTTGCCGTGTAGAATAAAAATTAATCTCCTGTGGGTTTCTTTAATGGGAGAGAAAGGAAAGACAAGGCCATTGTCCTGTTCCCCAGAAGGGCAGACAAGGGAccccagcccacagcagggctcaggctTTAATGACTGACCTCCCCTAAGCTGCTGCTGTGGTCCAGTGGCCACATCCATGGCTGGATGGAAAACCTGTGCCCACCACGCTCTGAGGCTTTAGCACCACGTTCTGCCGTCCTGGCTCTTTTCCAAGCTGTGTCTGTGTCCAGTTTGGACAAAGTGAAACGAGCCACTGTCCAATCCATGCTGCCCCATCCCATTCTTCATCTCCATCATGGTTTTTCAGGAAAAATCTGAGCCCTCTGggatgctgctggagcaggggaagggctCAAGAAGGGCTGGATGGACCCTGTGAGACAACAGCAGGTCCTGCTCGACCTCTTCATTAATTGAACATGAGGCAGGAAAGTGTCCTGGTGGGAAAGAAGGTGAATGGTatccagggctgcactgggaggagcGTTCCCAGAAGGCTGAGGAAGGTGATTCCTCCCCTCTCCTCAGTGCTGGTGAGGCCACTCCTGAACTGCTGGGTGCAGTTTTGGGCTCCTCGGTGGGAGAGAGACATGGCAGGGACTGGAGGAGTCCAATCAAGGTCAGGAAGGTGATGCACAGGAACATCTCTGCCATGAGGAAAGGCTcagggaggaggctcaggggctcacGGTGGTGTGAGAGCACAgcacaagctgagccagggaaagtCCATCTGAACACAAGGAAAACAGAGACTCTGAAgtgtctgctccatccctggccactgtcctgggcagcctgtgccagctgaTCCTGCCACAGCAAGGGTTGGGCTGGATGGTGTTGAGAGGTCCCAGCCCACCTCCATGAGCACAGCCACGCCACTCTGCTCACCCTCAGGGGTACCTTTCCACGTGCTTCCACAAGaagttttctccttttcttgGACTCCTTGAAATCAGCACTTTGGCTCCAAATATGAACATTAAAATTGGGTCCTCCTGGAGTGTTCTGTGGTCATCGTGCAAGGCCCTGCCAAATGCATTTATGCCTTTTACTTCCTTACTGTCCCTGCTTCTTAGATGCAGGCATTGCCctaattttttatatttaatgCTTGATGAACTCATGAGACTCAAAGCTCAGCAGTGACCACAGGAGGTTCCCTTGATGGAGGGACAGTTTGCTGAGAGGTAGATTCCAGCTGTCAGCAGAGGGATGTCAATACACCCTATTTGTGTGAACACGGAGGAAACCCCAGCCAGCTCCAGTGGCAGCCCTGCTCATCTTCATCTCCCTCCACAACTGTATCCCATCTGGAAAACTTCAGGTGGAAGTGCCTCTGCTTTCACCTTTTTCCCTGCTGTGGTGGTGAACCTTGTCCCTCAGATAACACAGCCATAAAAGCTCCCACCTGCAGCCTGGACTGTGCAGTGCCCACTCCTGGCTGCTGCTTATGGCCCATGCCTCCCCCACGGCCTTTCCCATGGAGAAACTGAGGCCTGAActcctgctgccactcaggaggcACCAAAACCCTCCTGTCCCCGTGGACCTGTTGCCCCCAGGTGTTTCCCACAGCTTTCAGCACAGGGTGGGGATCGGTCATGCTGGTGTCCCCCCAttgccagccccagcatcccaggctgaggcagagcaggcagggctggaggcagcagggcagGTAACAGGGAGGCGGGAGATTCCCTGCACcactttcattttcttgtttCCAGCTGCACCAGCCCTGGGTTTTCCTGCCAAGATGAAAGCAGCAGGTAGGAATAAAAAGCTGGAGATGGGGCAGCAAGGCAGTCACAGCGAGCAAGACAAAGCAGCTCCCCAGGAcagccagcagctcagcagctccacGTCTGAACAAGCCACCTGCAGCCCCTGTCAGGCACCTCTGCATCTGGGATTCAGCGGATCCTGCCCGGAGTCCTGCGCTTCATCCTCTCTCTGGCATCCTGCACCTCAGCCTCCTCACCCCACCGCACTCCATGGCCGGCTGTCAAGCTTTCCTTGCCAAGATGTTGCACCTCAGCCTTGCCccactgctggtgctggtgctgggggtCAGCCTGGGGGCTGCCTTTCCCCATGACACCCTGGGGAAGGGCTGCAGGCTGTCCCAGTACCAGAGCATTGCACCCGAGCAGCGGCACGCTGTGGACAGGATGAGACAAGAGTTTGTGAGTACTGCTGGCAACGGGGGGCTGTGGGCTGGCAGGGGGCAAGGCACAGGGGATGCTGAATTCAAGACCTGAGTGACGAGGTGCATGTTTGTGACAAGTGACAAGGTGTTTGGGGACATGAAGGATGCTCGGCCAAATTTTGTGCTCAAGGCTGGCCGGGGTTGTCCAACATAGCCAGGAGTCACAGTGAGAGTTTTTCAGTCTCTCTCTTGGTTTATGCCTGCAGGTGACCACCCACAAGTGCAACACCAAGCTCTTCCACCGCAGATGGAACGCGGTGAACCTGCCGGTAAGAGCGAGGTGATGCTGTAAGGGGGCACAGCTCTCCTGTCTGCTGCTGCCACCTCCACCTGCACCCCCCGCCAGGTCTGTGAGACCCCATCCTCCTAATGGGGTCCCTAACCCCGACACTCTCCCCCACAGGTGTCCGACCGAGTGCTGCTGGTGGCGGCCGAGCTGAACCTGACCACGGCCATGCTGGGGCTGCCCGCTGCCCCCGCCTTTGCCGAGCTGTGCCGGGAGCCCCTGCACTTCTTCAGGAGCGCCCGGGAGGCcgtgcagggctgtgtgagtgcctCCCCCGAGCCCTGCGGGCCGGCTCTGCCCTCTGGGGCCGCTGCTGACCCGGCCGCTCTCCTTGCAGGTGGATCCCTCGCA
The sequence above is a segment of the Melospiza melodia melodia isolate bMelMel2 chromosome 8, bMelMel2.pri, whole genome shotgun sequence genome. Coding sequences within it:
- the LOC134421551 gene encoding putative methyltransferase DDB_G0268948 isoform X2, which gives rise to MATQMFEGRGHAAVYQKYRFAPGKELKHTILSYLREKKAIPAELAVDVGCGSGQGTHFLGEHFKKVVGTDISEAQIQEAKATPCMPNISYLVCPAEELPFRDGSVDVLTSFTAAHWFQLERFAREARRVLRPGGCVAISTYTLDMSLRHGQCSQQLTRVFRECWDEILKYSNDKVKFVLDDYKAIFESLPFPDKKRITDIYDPIPMTVEGVVGYMESTSSYQTFKKNDPAAATSLLQETEKRMLETMGVSSRETPVDFLVRHVCVLGCKGC
- the LOC134421551 gene encoding putative methyltransferase DDB_G0268948 isoform X1, translated to MEAGQPSISRCISVSLHKPTGGTGKGARSSPGSAWGASSPSMATQMFEGRGHAAVYQKYRFAPGKELKHTILSYLREKKAIPAELAVDVGCGSGQGTHFLGEHFKKVVGTDISEAQIQEAKATPCMPNISYLVCPAEELPFRDGSVDVLTSFTAAHWFQLERFAREARRVLRPGGCVAISTYTLDMSLRHGQCSQQLTRVFRECWDEILKYSNDKVKFVLDDYKAIFESLPFPDKKRITDIYDPIPMTVEGVVGYMESTSSYQTFKKNDPAAATSLLQETEKRMLETMGVSSRETPVDFLVRHVCVLGCKGC
- the LOC134421052 gene encoding interferon lambda-3-like; translation: MLHLSLAPLLVLVLGVSLGAAFPHDTLGKGCRLSQYQSIAPEQRHAVDRMRQEFVTTHKCNTKLFHRRWNAVNLPVSDRVLLVAAELNLTTAMLGLPAAPAFAELCREPLHFFRSAREAVQGCVSVDPSHQPSGRLRHWLHKLQNAMREESTECLRATTILHVLQVLDNLRCAALQDKC